TAAGAAATTGGTGGGGGATGCGCAGCGCCGACAAAATTTTGTTTTCCCGCAGCATGATCTCTCGTGGAACAGActataatatttcaactttaaaaacaacattatttaaTGTGGCATAAATTCGCTTTAGATACACCCtgcgttttatttttgaaacatacgtatttcaacgagttaagaacgACAGAAGTAAATTgtggaaatcattattttagaagttatatTCTTCCAAAGTTTGGGATTTTACGTATTTACACGCATACGCACAACACCGTACTTTACTGTCGCGCATAGCGcctataaaaaattttgattttttttttttttttatgtattaacaAGTTAAAATTGATGGTGAAATCAGtggtatatttatgttttactaGACAtccttttttcaatttatttgatttaacatGTAGTTGAGCATGCTGAAAATGATAGTGAAGTCATtcaaggtggttttacataataattcgagggatgttttcgattttaattgtcCGAGTGACCACAGCAAGCAAGTGACCATGCCGGgtgtatatgaaaatactataaatttaaatgtggtGCCTATTACTAAGTCTGACCatcaaattctgacttcaccattGTTTTCGCATGCTTAAAtgcataggtacataaaaaaaatcaaaatttgttatAGCGCGCGGCAGTAATGTACTCGGTAATGTAGATTCAGTGTTGTGTGCAtgcatataaacataaaatcgCAAACTGTAGAAGGATTCAAGGATATAATACTTCCAAAATGATGATTCccgcaaattattttttttacttttgttctCAATTTGATGAAATAcgtatgtttcaaaaaataaataattaaaaaataattctaggTAGTTAAAGTGAATATGTTCCTCAATATATTGTTTAGGGCAGCGTTTCTAGTTTATCAGCGTTAAGGAAAAACTACCTATGAATGTTTTTATTGGTACAAATTTTGTTTAGAAATGTCCCCACCCtactaaaaaatacaatatacatgttgtGTAGAGTATTTGTTTTCCAGGAAGCAACATGTCAAGGGGGATGCTATAGCACCCCAGCACTCCCCTCTGGATCCGCGCCTGGTCCACAatgattattacctatttaattaccGACCATTCACAATTCAGAGGTCTGTCTATGTACAAAACCTTGTGCAAACTCGTGTGTTCTTACtctaaataaaatctatatattagATTTATCTTTCAtctaaatttttagtttttatttctaaattttacataagaaacaatacttatattatgtaggtatgcaGTGTATGTAACACATATTGCTGAATGTTTTTTCCCTTACATACTGAATACTGATATttgttaggtattattatttttttggttttggttagatacacttcataatataatgttgctGATTATATAGTTAACTCTTGTTATCCAAGGTGTTCCATAGAACTATATAAAAATTGCATTATCTGTTCATATTATAAGAAATCATTATAGTTCCACAAGTTGAGAACATATCAAGTCTCAAAGGTACCCTAAAATGTTGTATTGCTGATTGTCCTGTCCTGCCCAgtggttttaacatttttgaaaattagttTGTCAAGTTTTTGCCTCTCAACATGAGAATTTGCTTATCAGTTGTTGCCGTGCCACCCTATTTCATGGATAATTGAGAGCATCCTGTTATTGACAAGATTGATTTTCTGTTAATATGGTATTGGCAAATACCCcaatcaactaaaaaaaaaagaccaCCAATATGGCTTATATTCTAAAACACATCCATGAAATCATTTTGGCCATcctttaattattgtttttttaagtatgtttcatttttttaatattttacatttttagtgatATTTGGtgtcatattatgttaaatacaaatcaaaagtGGAGGATTTGTtagtaaatttatgattttgattatttatttacttattgacTATTTATTAACtcaatcaatttatattttttaccccTTGACTATTTGTCATCAAGTTTGATTCTAGTGTATTTATtagattaaattacaaatttagatGGGTGTAATTAACTCTAGATGTagcaatagttttatatttaaaataaattaaatgtaatcaattttatttattatgtaggtgaAGCAAAGGTTAAAGATGGTGCTGCTGGAGTACATTTGACTATGGCCAGAGAAGGAAGACCTAGTGGTGAAGCTTATGTTGAAATGGAATCCGAAGAAGATCTTAAGGCTGCTCTTAAGAAAGATCGAGAACATATGGGCAATCGTTACATTGAAGGTTAtactcaaattatatttaataatgtgttAGTAAATAGATTTAATGACTGATTTGCTTCCAAAATATTGGCTTCTACTTAAATTCTGTTAAATTAAATGGTAGAACATTCAACTGGAGAGGGAAAAAAGTTTCTGGTATGcttgtgatataatatatacttttgagCTGGTtaataaacgtataaaaatcaatattgtaataagaatAACTTTCTTATTCCGCTCATAATCTACAAAAGTctacaatcatttaaatataaaatgtattttaaaacttaatcatttgtatatatttatttttttagtatttcgaTCAAAACGTTCAGAAATGGAATgggttattaaaaaaactggTTCAACACTTGACAGTGTACTAGATGATAATTGTGTTCGCTTAAGAGGTCTTCCCTTTGGATCTACTAAGGATGACATTGTACAATTCTTCCAAGGTAtactttttcatttaatttatatacattgattgaattttatttttttatttctcttgCTAATTTTTGGGTTACTTATAAATTTGCTTTGTCTTGGTGATTCaataagatttatattttaaattagttttgtgATATTtgtttaacagttttttttatatctaacagCCATTTTACTAGGTAAAGCTtgtaatttctttaatttaaatttttgagtgTTCcaccatcatttttttttgtatagactcgACCACTACTACGttccactaaacataaaatcATGATAACTAGTAAGCTTTTTGTCCACAGCAAACATTGAATTTttattgcttaaaaattaagttgtatagggtgtatttaaatattgagtAGGACATTTAAAAATGgagttaaaaagtaataactattaattataccaaaatgtaaatttaaggattacaaaaattatgtagataaattgttttaatttttaaatatcacaagTTTAAATCAATAACAGTTACAATGATCTTAATGAATTGCCTTgtcttcaaattttataaaaatgttcaaacttaataatatttaccttttattaatttaactttttgtgTTTTTGGTTGTGCTAATGATTGGGTTATCTATGATTGGTTGTATTGTGGGCAACAGGGTTGGAGATGACACCAGACGGTATAACCATAGCAACCGACTTCACGGGGCGGAGTACGGGGGAAGCTTTTGTACAATTTGTAGACAGAGAGAATGCAGAGAAAGCTCTGCAGAAACACAAGGAGAAAATAGGACACAGGTGGGGTGTCTTCCTTTATTTAATATCCCGGTGAAAAATTGGCGGGTAATATAATCACATGTAGTTAAACAAAGGGAGGCCGGGAGGGTAATCCTTCGCTCCTCCTTATTTgtggtttgttttttatttttatttttaattattaaattaaattttaattatttctaccatagtaaaattttactttatgttTAAGTTACTTTTAGGTATCTTAATTGCATTAAGATCATAATACTTCATAAATTActcatttttttatgattctttAGATATATTGAGATATTCCGCAGTAGTTTAGCGGAAATTCGCAATCAAGCACTTCAAAGAAGACCTAGACAAACTCCATATGACCGAATGGATCGTTTTGCTAGtagtggtggtggcggcggcggcagtggtGGTAGTGGACGGTACTTTGATATGCCCATGAGAACTGGACGTAATATGAAGTCATTTGGCAATAATGGCTATGATAATGGAGGTGATCCATGGAATAGTGGTAGAAGTATGGGTGGACCAAGAGGCGGTGGTGGAGGTGGCCAAGGTATGATGGGCGGCAGTAGTGGAGGTGGTGGTGGAGGATGGAATAGTAATAACTGGAATGCGCCACCAAGTAGACCATTATATGTTGTACATATGAGAGGATTACCTTTTAAAGCAAATGAGGATGATATAGCTACagttagtatatttatattttaattaataagtataactTTTTTTGGATCAATTTTGATAAACCtttcaaattagttttttgaACCATTGGAACCTGTTGATATACGTATTcttttcaataacaataatcgaCCATCTGGAGAAGCAAATGTTGAATTTGGTAACAAAGAAGATGCAATGCGAGCTAtgtcaaaagtaaataattttttttttttagaaattgcttaatagtttatatataataaaacctatgaaatgttttaatttataggaTAAAACATATATGCAGCATAGATACATTGAACTGTTTATGGATGGACCGGTAGGAGGTGGACCAGGTTCTGGCGGTAATAACTTTAGTATGGATGATATGGGACCACCGAATTCAGGCAATGGTGGGAGCTTTGGAGGATTTGGAAACAATTCATTTGGTGGAGGAGGTAGCAGtagtggtggtggcggcggtggaAATTCTTTTGGGAACAACACATTTTCTCGGCGTAATGATAACTCTGGTCCtcctaattcatttttttcaaataatatgggTGGAGGTGGATATCCAAGACCTTCTGGACCAAGAAATATGTCAGGACCTGGACctaaatttaaccctttttaaaattgatgataaatataaataaaataaattgtttgactttaaactttaaagtattaTCATATGTTTGCAGCagattgatgtttttttttttttatttcttaaactaataatacaagTAATTATGATTATGCTCTTTAAATCTAAGTACTAACTTATGTTAGTTTTAC
Above is a window of Metopolophium dirhodum isolate CAU chromosome 3, ASM1992520v1, whole genome shotgun sequence DNA encoding:
- the LOC132942165 gene encoding heterogeneous nuclear ribonucleoprotein H2-like, yielding MNQQQQQSPQQQQQPQQQPQQQQQQPSSQPQMNDDQKRSNEQTDEDDCQSNEGFVVKMRGLPWSATADDIIKFLSILGEAKVKDGAAGVHLTMAREGRPSGEAYVEMESEEDLKAALKKDREHMGNRYIEVFRSKRSEMEWVIKKTGSTLDSVLDDNCVRLRGLPFGSTKDDIVQFFQGLEMTPDGITIATDFTGRSTGEAFVQFVDRENAEKALQKHKEKIGHRYIEIFRSSLAEIRNQALQRRPRQTPYDRMDRFASSGGGGGGSGGSGRYFDMPMRTGRNMKSFGNNGYDNGGDPWNSGRSMGGPRGGGGGGQGMMGGSSGGGGGGWNSNNWNAPPSRPLYVVHMRGLPFKANEDDIATFFEPLEPVDIRILFNNNNRPSGEANVEFGNKEDAMRAMSKDKTYMQHRYIELFMDGPVGGGPGSGGNNFSMDDMGPPNSGNGGSFGGFGNNSFGGGGSSSGGGGGGNSFGNNTFSRRNDNSGPPNSFFSNNMGGGGYPRPSGPRNMSGPGPKFNPF